The nucleotide sequence atttatttatactgaaattattttaacaggtACGTTTGTGGATGAAATATCACAAACAgccattatataataataataatctgtgcTGTCATCTAGGAACCACAAATACAGCTGCTATTTATGAAATATGGGAATAATATATGCTTGTAAACTGAGCTTCCTGCTAAGTAgtagctttattttttattatttccccataaaaataaatgtggtaGAAGAACAGAATAATATCACTGTTACACAAGGTATGAAATACTCATCAGTGCTAATTAGGTGCTCACATAATGCTATAACTTAACTTTATCACTTATTTGTAAGCATAATGAAGAACATAAAAACAATAGCCATTTCTTTTCTCAGTCCATTCCTATATATTAAGCACTACTGATAAAAACTGTATATGCATAATATAAAGCTTGAAATACTATCTTAACCAACAACATTACAAGAAACTCAGTATATactattactaataaaatattctttacaatAACTAATGacacagtaaaataaatgtaaaaaaataaatgatgtatcTACTTTAGAAAAGACAGGAGAGATTAAAGCATCATTTGAGTTTCATTTAAATAACATTATCTCTGTTCTTAGCATTTCAAAGCTTCTGCAGTTTTTGTATGTAActactgaaaaaaagaaagaactaaTCACTTTATTGGTAGAGCATGGCATGTCTCTACAAATTACTTATGTCAACATGTTTATCACTAACATACTTAGTTCATAATGCAATGCTGCCATGAATACATGTCTCATCAATTTTCAAAAAAGGAAATTCACATCACAAAATACTAAAGAGAAACAAAGCCCAGAGTACTTATATTTCAAAGATGAGTATCTATAATATAATGATTAACATCAATAAGGGTGTTTATTACAACCATATgagaattaaaataacaattaaatggTATTTTACCATGTGCAGGACTGCCATAAGATCACAGGCTGGTCATCTAGTAACTACTATGTTATACCACAAAATGAATGTTGAAAAGTTACAAATATCCTCAAAACTGTGTGCTATTAAATTCACAGAGATCTTGTCCTTTAGTAGAAAAGCTGCTTCACAGATCTATTAATGAAAGACAAACTACAGAAAATTGTGCAAAAACTTCCTTTCACAGGAAAGATGGAAGTTTGTTACATCAGACAAAGCCAACATATACTTGGTGTCTGTTTATGCTATAACCATTTCcaatatatacaaatgttaaaattaagcTACCTGATACACTCACAGACTTCTGTGCAATTATTTTACTTGCACATTAGTCTTGAAAGCTGACTTCCTTTGTAAAACATTGTCCCAATGAAAACTGCAGCATTGGGCAACAGTGCATAATCTTGGCTGCCAGATTGAGCATTGTtctcataaattattattaatcctCCCTGCTAAAAGAATAAAATgagtttgaaaacaataaaaatctatTGGGCTGAAAATTAAATGGGTAACTTCCCATTCTCAATTCAAAATTACTCATGAAGTTATTAGAGCTATTAAAAAACCTCTcattgttaaattaaaacaaacaaattcaacagAAAAGGCAAATTCggctgtaaattaattttaattactaccactggtaatttaaaattttgcatattaTCAGCTCAGTATTACACAAAAATACTACTCATGTatagaaaatgtatatatacagaaaataataattgaatcATAAATTTTCTTACTCTGATAACAAGCTTCGTATATATTGTGAACATTCTTTTTTTAGATGTAGTGCATAAGTTTCACTCAAGTGACCATATTCCTGCATCTAAAACCAAAGTATATAATAGGATGAGCTctctatataaacaaacaaaatataaacatgtacTACATTTGTGATAGCATTCCAGTTCAATgcatcacattttttttattctaattatctaaatacaaaattcagtaataTTTGTATCAGTACAAGATCTGATAAAAGAAACACATTACAGgaagaaaaaacaatataatgataAACACACAATGTAGTTAGAATACAGTAGActgtaacaaatgaaaatatttgggAATCAATACTCAATTAACTGTCCCGTATTTCGGCTTTTGCTTAAGAAGACAGATACACTTGtcaatatatcatttttaatggatttttAAGGGTGAAAAAATCAACTAAATCcccaagttatttgtttttataccattCACTACTTCTTAGAGTCCATTTATTACATCACAGCCAATATACACAAAGGTTAAACATACTCAAACACTTCAAAAGCTTGAAATGCTATCTTAACCAACaacattaaagagaaaaaaatgaaaaacactgGGTGACAGTTAATTTtccaagaaaaatatatatagcagtaattactaatattaactgCCATATTGGTGgtatttttatgtacataaaaacCTGAATTAAATAGGGTATCTGGAATATCAGCATATGATACAGCATATTAATTTGTTGGGTaaagataaaatagaaaatacccAAAATATCTGTTGGCTTTTCTTTGTTGCTTGGATTAATTACACTTAATGTTTTCAGAATATCCAATACCTAATTTACAGCTATGAGGTATAGTTAGAGTTTATAAGAAAATTTATCATTATATCACTTAGGCACCACATTTTACCaaaacttttagaatttttttcttgATAAGAGAACTTAACGTTATATTCTTCTATTCATAAACATAACTCTAACAGACACTGTTTTGGTATTAAATGAGCCTATTCATGCTGATAGCTCAGCAATTAACTCCTAGGTTTATAACACTAGTATTTGGGGTTCAATTCCTTCAGTACACATGGTTCAGATAGTCCATGGTGAAgctttgaattaaaacaaaaataaatctgattGTGAAACAACAAGTTAAattcaatttattaaaatatcaaatgcaTGAACACAAATGATCATTTAATCTTTTCACTCAAAtccagtaaaataattttctgtaccAAATCTAATTCACCTGATACACGactatgtacaaactacaaataTGTTTATGAGCTCTGTATGAAGTTTTATCCTAATTGTTTTTACTCTCAACATAAACCATacacgttttaaatatatatatatatatacacacacacacacacatgtttatGGGGAGACAGTTATATGTATATCAAAGTAAAAAGACAAACTCCTGTATACAATTCTTTCTAAGCCTAACAGTGactacttttttattgtattgctaaatattacttttgtctgtttatttaaagttaagcataaacttacacactgggctatctgtgctttgtccaccacaggcatctaaaaacagtttttagtgttgtgGCTCTGCAGATGTACCACTGTGGAATGAAGGGGGGGGCTCTTAGTTTTGCTTCTACATATGAAGACAGGGAAATTTATAACTTTAACtacaaaagaaaatgtatttacaataggTATTTACCTCCTTTCATACacatagctattcttgttcattgCTGGTCTCCATATGCAAAAGGTTTTTCACATGCCACAAGTCTTGAAACTCCTCCCACCCACCTTTAAGTCAACATGGTTCACtgtataattttatgtaactCATCTATTACTTCACGATTATGCAGAACACAAGTACTAGTTTTAAGTGAGGAGGAAAGGTGGAAGTGTGAGTGGTGTCAAGTACCTACtggaataatatataaattttcagtgtaggcaaattataacttctgacaCAGTATCTTAACTCTTCTCACACATATAGATAGAACCCTACATTAATCAGGTTGAGGGACTGTTATGAGAGATATAGATAAGTATTCATTAAAAGTGTCCAAAGAACACCAATGAACTGTGATCTCTATTGGGAAAGGAACACACGTGAGAGACTACATCATTTCTGTACCAAGTATATTTTGCACCCAGTGTAAAAATATGTGTCACATACATGGGTGAGAAAATGGAGAGAAACCAGACGTGTTTGAAGTTGACTTTCAATAAACCTGAAACTCAATCCTGGAAAAGGATGACTGTAGGAGATTCATCTACTGAAATGTTTGTGAGAAAATCTAAACTTTATGTACCCAAAGTAGTTACAGCATGCTGAACCATACACAGCTAGTTCAAAATCAAGAGACATTGGGAACACAATTTCTAACACATTAGGAGAAGGTTCAACACCATATTCACCTCAAGTTGAATATAATGGGTGCAAATAATTTTCAAACCAAACTACTAAACTGGACACATGCACAAATCCACAACCATAGAAAGGGGAACCCAATATCCAAATATGCCAATGTGACAGTTCACATCAAACCAAACCCAATCCAACTGGTACCCCACTGTGCAACAGCATCTTTAGGAGATAGAGGACTAAGGGAGAATCTTTGCACCATTCAACATCACCTTCTAGATAGGACCACACAGACACTAGAGTGCATGTGCTCACAACATCAACCTCTGAAATCCACTATACAGAGGCAGAGATCATAAGGCAAAACAAAAATTGAGTTAGGATGAAGAATCACAACTAACATATTTGTGAAGATCTATACTGATTTGTCAAGCTCTAATCTGGATGATGGTAGGACGAAGGATCCGAATTGGAGGGGTGAATTACAACATGAATGATCTACTTCAAAGCAATATCATTCTCTGGATAGGATAACACAAAAGCTGGAGTGCAAAAACAACCTCCAGATTCCAGTTCATAGAAGTGAATTGGTTCTGTAAAGGATATGCAACCCCACCCTCAACATAGGACAGAACAGAAGTTGGGTGCAACATCAACCTCTGTAACCCATTGCACAAAGGTGAAGTGCAAGAATGGAATACTGAATGCTTGTATACGCAAGCAAAACACCACTGCTCCACAGCTTATTAAGTGAAAGTGATTGTATTCATGAGGAGTCCTCCAAGGTCCACCAGCTCAGAACTACAAAATGGGAAGGACTCTAATATActccactttattttaattaaagttttaatacctgtaccagtgatcctgagaatacatttttacttcaagtgggtttctcatcatcataaaAAAGGGAAAGAAAGAGGTGGAAAGTCCAGAATAATGTCAACACCGGAGATAATACAATCGATAAccacaaaaaacatattttataaaacagatcACTTCTGATTTATTCACTTAAAGGAATAGGTAGCTATGCCCTTCTGCTATACCCATGTAAGTCCATGGGTTAAGAGAGTCTGGAACAggtatatttatcaaataaatatatatattatatatatagcataCATTGGCAGGCAATATTTGCCACTGAATGAAATCCTATACTTAAAATGGACAATCCCCTAGAAAGAAActaataaatagacaaaaaaaacTTACAGcacaaataaaatcaataaaataaacataaagagaaaagaaaaaaattgacacATAAAGCAGAAAAAATAGGATTTTGGAAGTCATCACACAAAGTTTGGAAATCCAAAATGACATTAAATAGacttggtaaaaaaacaaactgtataaactGAGCAAAAATGTTAAAGTACTACTTCAGAAAGTTAAGGAAGATATTGCATGAAAAACAACACAATGTTAAAAATGTCTGCACTTCATAACTGTCCAATGAGAAGCGATAGATTGAATAAATTAGAGAGAGCCATATGCATCAGAAGGTTGTGttgcactcttattggtggagggttgttgcatgatgatttacatgtaaAGACACAGTGAACCACATTGATTGTGGGGTAGAGGGGAGATTCAAGGTTTGTGGCACACAAAAATTGTTTGCATTTAGAGGGCAATGCTGTATGAGAATAGCTATatgtgtgagaggaggtaagataCTCTTTTAGAAATACGTGAATTAGTTTGAATAGTATCAATACAAAATAAAGCTCTCCTTATGCTTacgaagttaacattttcctaaattgaaaatgtatttccaataacactTACAACTGTTATTCAACCTTCAGGGTTTCTACTTCATTGCTCATCTAAGTAGTATTAATCTGAATTTTTCTCATTttctccagtcttttataccccattCAACTGCTCTCGGTAATATACTCTCCATCTATATCAACACATCTTTTATCCTGGTTCTGTATacaagcacctcattcagataattttatcacTCTTTTAAGACTGACACTCTCTCATTGTCTAATACCATTTCTTAGTGTGAAGGAAGGGTGGGAAAATGTCActgaaatttattattgaaaatacattttcaatttagaaaaatgttagcTTCCAAAAGAAATTTACCACTTAGTCACACTTATAGCTAGAATTCCACATTAAGAAAGTGAAGGGGCTAGAGTCATCTAGGCATGTTATAGTTTGGGATCTCGTAATGAGTTTTCATGGTTATTAGACCTGAATTTGACTTTAGACGCCGAGTTCCTAGGTACTTCAAAATTCTGTGGGTATCACATTTGAAACAGGTACAACAGGTAGATGTCTTTAATAGGGTTTGTTTTTAGGTATGAATTCTTACCATGCAAAAGTAACTTGGGAAAATTAGAAGAGCTTGAATGGTACATTGGAGCCTCTTTGAGAATCATGAGGGGGGGTGGCATTGGACCCTGatacaaaaacagtattttatattatgatgGTGGAAAAAGCACAAGAtagttgaaatatattatttaaatttatttactgcATATCTTCATATAAATCAACTTAATACTGGTAGGTATAGTAGTTAGACAATTTTTAAGTTTCAAACTtgtattgatttttttctctttcgtTTCTAAATAATCACAAATTAATTTCTGCACAGACCATTACCAAACTGTTATTGCtattaatgtcattattattacaaaatcgATATCTATTGATATTATTTCcacttatattttacaaaattacattacTGTTTGTCGTTGTATTTGATTGGAACTGTAATCAATTGTCAGAGAGAGCATGGCACTCCAGCCCATATCTTCAGCAACTGCCTTAACCGAAACTGGATCTGAAGAACGCAAAACTAAGAACGCACAGCATAATCATCATGCGTTACAAATCTTTATTGTTATTCTCATATGAGTCATAGAATAAACGTTAGACTAAGTTACACCTACATCTGACTTCAGGCTTATttcatcaaacaaaatttaataatcacCTATTCGCAAATAAGCCTTTGACTTTTCAAAGTTactttaaattaaagtttactaTTTTTGACGTGGCCTAACGCTTAATAACGGTAACAGTTATACGCCGATGGTGAAACCTTACAGGCATAAGATTCacaacattaaaagttataatcAAACTACATAATCAATCACCATAATTACTAAATCACATcatcaaactttttaaaaatatctaactgCGAATAAACCTaattttctctgttttaacaCAAGCTGATATTCACCTCACAGCAGCATACGGCGGTAAAACTCGATGTTTAGAGAGGGACCTCTATaattatttgatgaaaaatattacaagtaattaaaaaaatgtaaaatcctATAGTTAATTTCGGTAATCAATAATAACACAGTGGCTCATCGAAGCTATATAAGAATTATGTTTTAAAGCAAAAACATTTAAGCAGATGAAACTCTTCTTCAGttctatgtaaacaaaattaattatggcctcattttgaaaatataactcaTTATCTCCATTTTCCGATTATATTGAAAATcacgaataaaaaataattctttgaCTATTTCTTAACTTAgctcggcatggtcaagcgtgttaaggcgtccgactcgtaatccgagggtcgcaagttcgaattccgatcgcgccaaacatgctcgccctcccagccgtgagggcgttataatgttcgatcaatcccactattcgttggtaaaagagtagtccaagagttgacggtgattggtgatgactagctgccttccctctagtcttacactgctaaattagggacggctagcgcagatagctctctagtagctttgcgcgaaataaaaaacaacaacaatttcttaaattatatataaatgattctggtaatacatttatttactataaattgaaaagatattacaaaataatactaatttaaataattcgTTATAGTAATTGAAGTATAAACACCCAGTCAAtgaatcaaaggaaagtttaaaaATCAAACCTATTCTGGTGAACctaataataacagtattaataatttgtaatgttatttcTGCTTGATTATTGATTGGCCAGAAGGGAAAATGCCCACCTGTTCCGCAGTATATATAACTTATCGGATCTTCAATGgtcttgtttgtttatattaaagttttagatttaatcattatttagtaacttattttaaaattggaaTTTACTGCTATTAAACAGCAAAAGCGTTAGTAACGAAACATCGATTTAATGATATTAACCAGAAATCCCcatcgcacgaaacatgctcgccatttcagccgtggggacattataatgtgacggtctatcccattattcgttggtaaaagagtagcccaagagttggcggtaggtggtgataactagctgatcttccctctagtcttacactgttaaattgcggacggctaacgcagttagtcctcgtgtagcttcttgcgaaattcaaattattattattcaaggtTCTGTTGTTTTCAATGTAATTCACTCAACTAAATTGAAAGTGATAAGTGTGAAGAGATGCGAACTAGTGAAATGTTATTACATGAAAGAATAACATACCGAAACAACACTCAAATATACCACAGAGAGTCTACTTGCAATTTTTCTGAGAaagtttatacataaaaaaagaagaaacaagttTCATTTGTGATTCCACGTACAAGCAGCTTAcccaaaacaaatcaaactatctcaactattaacatttttactaataaagcagagaacaaaggtttgaccttcttaggccatcttcaggtagaaacgttctctactttattagtaaaactgttaatacccataccaaccctcttgaaatacatttttaattcaagtcagtttttcgtcatcacgaaatcAAAGTATCATTAAAATCATTCATAATGTCATCCAGTGCCTGAACTTGCCAATTTTGGACTATTTAGTGAATTttgcattttttctttttcttttttttacaagttcTATCGTGTTTGGTACTGAAGGCGATATAATTAGCCCAAGAGCCTGATGTTACAATTTTTATCAAGATTAGAAGTTAGTGACTAATGGCCTGTCAATGTTAAAGCACTTATCCATCCTGGAAGTACCAGCATTCACAACTGCATCACTTAGGTTACATACTAATCTATGCGTAACCTTTCGTACGCACTTCCATAATACTTGGATGACAGTGTACTTTCTTAAAATTGAATACATTGACAatatttaaacagatttttttcttctcataTCCTTCAAAAAATCTAAGGCACTATAAAGACGATACGCCGACGCATACTACGCATGCCACTAATACTAGTGACATACTAGACGTATGCCTAAGCTCTTACAATATGAGCCAAAagctaataaaatttcaagtgtgGAAAAGATGTAGACAGCGACCATTTACCTatatggtgtgtcttcgatcaccccttaaaaataattatacatagaaaaaagaattttgattacaaaaaaacaaattggAAAGAATACGGAAAACAATTAGGCCATCAACtgccaaacaaaattataacaacagctaaaaataaaacagatattgaCAACTACTGTCAAATAATTACAGAGTGTTTACAAACCGCAACAAATCagacaataccaaaacaacaacataaaactataaataatacatGGAAACCACATAAACAACTGTTAGCACTAATCAAGCACAGAcgacaattaagaagacaatacatgtagacaagagatagcgaattaaaaacacaaataaacagattAAGGAACCAAATCAGAGCAGAAGTTAAAtgatttaaacaagaaaaatgggacgaTTTCTGCACTaaacttaatgaaaaaaacagaTCCAAAACAATTTTGGACACACCTAAAAAAGACTAACAAATGGTgatacaacaacaagaaaatacccgccactagaacacaataataccacagtatatacaaataaagaaaaagccaaaatattcaaactacaacttgaaaacacgtttaaaataCACAACGACCCAGACATGAACACATACTTCTATAAagcaaataactttattatgaaTAACAGTGAACTATTCAAACCACTCTTCCCAGTAgacttaaataattatcaaatcaacaacacaaacgccaacataaaaacaatacttacaaacaCAATTTCAGCACAAGAACTCATAGAAGCAACAACAAACATCAAAGAAAAATCACCaggagaagatggtatacaagccaATCTTCTTTagaaaggcactccaaaattatttgaacatctcacagcaatttttaatctatcattatattctggttatatcccggtttcttggaagcatgcaaatgtattaatgttccataaagaaggaaagccagccaataacccaaataaataccgaccaatcagcctgactagctgtgtaggcaaaattctagaGAGAATAATCAttaacagactctccacattcctggagaaaatatcaaaattgccagaagaacaaaatggtttcagaaaattcagacaaacatACCACTTAGTCAAATTAACCAAAGCAATtgtagatagttttaataaatgagAATGCACTATCGCTTGTTTTCTCGATATTGAGATGGCATTCAACACCATGGCATAACGGTCTCCGGTTCCGAATgcaagaaatgggactaccgcgggAACTATTCGCTGATTatcaaactttctggaaaacatcatgtagaataaatgttgaagggaccttctcaaatagggtcacgggttcgaatcccggtcgcaccaaacatgctagccctcccagccgttgggcgttttaatgtgagggtcaatcccactattcgttggtaaaagagtagtccaagagttggcggtggatggtaatgactagctgccttccctctagtctttcactgataaattagggacagctagcgcagatagccctcgagtagctttgcgcgaaattcaaaaacaaacaaacaattctcaaagagtttcactccagaagctggagtcCCTTAAGGAGGAGTAGTTAATTCTATCTTATTCATCATGTATTTGAATAATATGCCTCTGAAAGATCCAAATAATTGATACTCATCACAGTTCGCAGACGATGTAacaatctggaaaagtgcaccaacaccagcaatagcagccacaaacatacaaccacaactaaatagagtAAGTGAAtatgccaaaaatatagaataaaaataaacacaactaaaacaCAACTAGTAGGATTCActaagttaactaaacataaaaaaccACAACCACAGATATATATGAATGGAGAACTATTTCCAGACTGCTAcagcaaaatttttaggacttACGTTTGACTCAAAACTTTCGcgggtaaaccacataaataatattagaacaaaaatctgacgaagaacaaactatgccaggagtctaactggcaaaaacagtggagctacGGTAgacaacatcataaaaatatatataacatacattagacccgaaattgactatgcagcccctgcatggataaatgtaagcaaaaaactacttcaaacaaaactacaaacaatacaaaatacactactcacaacagcttataaacTACCCAGAACATCATCATCtgaatttatgtataaatatgcaCACATGGTAATAACAGCAGATAGACTCTCACATAGTACAATAAACTGTTTTGACAGATATTGGAGAAAAAATTAACTAGTAAGAGAAATTGACAGGTATTGTTTACATGATGATGATAGACCTAAGTACCTCTtcccagtaaatatatattttctaaataaaataaataaaaggccacctattaactagactccacattataTTAGGGATTAATTATGAACATtgagaggtttgtttgttttttatgtaaacgttttataGTTAATATCTAACTGAggaaagtgcaaataatctatggaactataagagaaatgttttatttgtatcaaGTGTAGGTGTAGattgtgcatggacattgccctgagtATATAGAATGATCATTATACagtgttatttttctttagtcAAAGCTAGAAAGATATCATTCCTTTATTTTCTGACTAGATGTCTTTAATCAACTATAGAACctaatttttgttctttctttcacAACTCAAATTGTTTGTCTAATCTGCTGTACTCACACTTCTAATGATTCTGTGGAAAACGAGACGTTCACCCAGAAAGTgtactacaaaataaatataaattcctATATCGGCTATCTTAAAGAACAAAGAGactaaacacaaaataatcaaCTAAAAATCCGCCTTTACTTCTTGATATACAATCAAAGTTACAAGCACACTGAACGGAGGACAGTGTCTGAGTGAAGAAATATAGCTTAGTTTAGCTGTTGAGTATTACATGTTACAAGCAAAAATACCTGTCCCCAGAGATacgaaaaatttaaattcattCATGAATTTAAATAGATTTATTCTGTTGCACTCTTGTTTTCATTCAAAGCCAAAGTTGTGAGCTTAATATGTCGTCCACCGCGAAAGATATCGTTGAGCATTTCAGTTATGCTAAGAGCCGCATAAGGTAACATACAGTGAacctaaagttttattttttaa is from Tachypleus tridentatus isolate NWPU-2018 chromosome 2, ASM421037v1, whole genome shotgun sequence and encodes:
- the LOC143244061 gene encoding uncharacterized protein LOC143244061 isoform X3; this encodes MGWSAMLSLTIDYSSNQIQRQTMQEYGHLSETYALHLKKECSQYIRSLLSESVKQLFY
- the LOC143244061 gene encoding uncharacterized protein LOC143244061 isoform X2 → MGWSAMLSLTIDYSSNQIQRQTMQEYGHLSETYALHLKKECSQYIRSLLSEWLKKIKNILILIKQKCDCSKLRMI